A single genomic interval of Streptococcus oralis subsp. dentisani harbors:
- a CDS encoding bifunctional Cof-type HAD-IIB family hydrolase/peptidylprolyl isomerase, with protein MDAKLKYKAKKIKIVFFDIDDTLRTSKTGFIPATIPTVFKQLREKGILTGIASGRGIFGVVPEIRKLKPDFFVTLNGAYIEDKKGQVIYQHQIEKLDVEEYVSWTKREGIEYGLVGSHDAKLSTRTELISEAIDPIYPNLDVDPDFHEKVGICQMWTFEDKGDALRLPESLSDKLRMVRWHEHSSDVVPIAGSKAAGVAKVVEHLGLKPENVMVFGDGLNDLEFFDYAGISIAMGVSHEKIKEKADYITKTVEEDGIFDALEGFGMVEKELHFPQVDIETVEGPLATIKTNHGDLRIKLFPEHAPKTVANFVALSKDGYYDGVIFHRIIRDFMIQGGDPTGTGMGGESIYGQAFEDEFSEELYNVRGALSMANAGPNTNGSQFFIVQNQHLPYSKKEIARGGWPEPIAEIYAEQGGTPHLDRRHTVFGQLVDAESFAVLDAIAAVETGAMDKPVEDVVIETIEIED; from the coding sequence ATGGATGCAAAATTAAAATACAAGGCAAAGAAGATTAAAATCGTCTTTTTTGATATCGATGATACCCTGCGCACCTCAAAGACAGGGTTTATTCCAGCTACGATTCCTACTGTCTTTAAGCAGTTGCGAGAGAAAGGGATTTTAACAGGAATCGCCTCTGGGCGTGGTATTTTCGGTGTTGTTCCAGAGATTCGTAAGCTCAAACCTGATTTTTTTGTAACCCTGAATGGGGCCTATATAGAAGATAAAAAAGGCCAGGTCATTTATCAGCATCAGATTGAAAAGTTAGATGTTGAGGAGTATGTCTCTTGGACCAAGCGAGAAGGGATTGAGTACGGCTTGGTTGGCAGTCATGACGCCAAACTCTCCACTCGAACAGAACTGATCAGTGAGGCGATTGATCCCATCTATCCAAACTTAGATGTGGATCCTGACTTTCATGAAAAAGTAGGCATTTGCCAGATGTGGACCTTTGAAGATAAAGGAGATGCCTTGCGCTTGCCAGAATCTTTATCGGATAAACTTCGCATGGTACGTTGGCATGAACATTCATCTGATGTGGTACCAATTGCAGGCTCAAAGGCTGCTGGTGTGGCAAAGGTTGTAGAACACCTAGGATTGAAACCAGAGAACGTCATGGTCTTCGGAGATGGCCTCAATGATTTAGAATTCTTTGATTATGCAGGAATTAGCATTGCCATGGGAGTTTCCCATGAAAAAATCAAAGAAAAAGCAGATTATATTACAAAAACAGTAGAAGAAGATGGCATTTTTGATGCCTTAGAAGGATTTGGTATGGTAGAAAAAGAATTGCATTTCCCACAAGTAGACATTGAAACAGTAGAAGGTCCTCTAGCGACTATTAAGACAAATCACGGAGACTTGCGGATCAAGCTCTTCCCTGAACATGCTCCTAAAACAGTAGCAAACTTTGTCGCTCTTTCAAAAGATGGTTACTATGATGGAGTGATTTTCCATCGTATTATCAGGGACTTTATGATCCAAGGCGGAGACCCAACTGGTACTGGTATGGGGGGAGAGTCTATTTATGGACAAGCTTTTGAAGATGAATTTTCTGAAGAACTCTATAATGTTCGCGGGGCTCTTTCCATGGCCAATGCTGGTCCAAATACCAATGGCAGTCAGTTCTTTATCGTGCAAAACCAACACTTGCCATACTCTAAGAAAGAGATTGCACGTGGTGGCTGGCCTGAACCAATCGCTGAGATCTATGCAGAACAAGGTGGAACTCCTCACCTTGACCGTCGCCATACTGTTTTTGGGCAATTGGTAGATGCAGAATCTTTTGCAGTCTTGGATGCCATTGCAGCTGTTGAAACTGGTGCTATGGACAAGCCCGTTGAAGATGTAGTAATTGAAACGATTGAAATTGAGGACTAG
- the ssbA gene encoding single-stranded DNA-binding protein SsbA, translating into MINNVVLVGRMTRDAELRYTPSNVAVATFTLAVNRTFKSQNGEREADFINVVMWRQQAENLANWAKKGSLIGITGRIQTRSYDNQQGQRIYVTEVVADNFQMLESRSVREGHTGGAYSAPTASYTAPTQSVPDFSRDENPFGATNPLDISDDDLPF; encoded by the coding sequence ATGATTAACAATGTTGTACTTGTAGGGCGTATGACACGTGACGCTGAGTTGCGTTATACCCCATCAAATGTAGCAGTTGCGACTTTTACTCTTGCAGTAAACCGTACATTCAAGAGTCAAAATGGCGAACGTGAGGCTGATTTCATCAATGTCGTTATGTGGCGCCAACAGGCTGAAAATCTTGCTAACTGGGCTAAAAAAGGCTCTCTTATCGGGATCACAGGTCGTATCCAGACTCGTAGTTACGATAACCAGCAAGGACAACGTATCTACGTAACAGAAGTCGTGGCTGACAATTTCCAAATGTTGGAAAGCCGTAGCGTGCGTGAAGGACATACAGGTGGGGCTTATTCTGCACCAACTGCTAGTTATACAGCACCTACACAATCAGTACCAGACTTTTCACGTGATGAAAATCCATTTGGAGCAACCAATCCATTGGATATTTCGGATGATGATTTACCATTCTAA
- a CDS encoding manganese-dependent inorganic pyrophosphatase, producing the protein MSKILVFGHQNPDSDAIGSSVAFAYLAKEAYGLDTEAVALGTPNEETAFVLNYFGVEAPRVITSAKAEGAEQVILTDHNEFQQSVSDIAEVEVYGVVDHHRVANFETASPLYMRLEPVGSASSIVYRMFKEHGVAVPKEIAGLMLSGLISDTLLLKSPTTHPSDKVIAPELAELAGVNLEEYGLAMLKAGTNLASKSAEELIDIDAKTFELNGNKVRVAQVNTVDIAEVLERQTEIEAAMQAANAANGYSDFVLMITDIVNSNSEILALGSNMDKVEAAFNFKLENNHAFLPGAVSRKKQVVPQLTESFNG; encoded by the coding sequence ATGTCTAAGATTCTAGTATTTGGTCACCAAAATCCAGACTCAGATGCCATCGGGTCATCTGTAGCCTTTGCTTACCTTGCAAAAGAAGCTTATGGATTGGACACAGAAGCAGTAGCTCTCGGTACTCCAAATGAAGAAACAGCCTTTGTTTTGAACTATTTTGGTGTAGAAGCACCACGTGTTATCACATCTGCTAAAGCAGAAGGTGCAGAGCAAGTCATCTTGACTGACCACAATGAATTCCAACAATCAGTGTCAGATATCGCTGAAGTAGAAGTTTATGGTGTTGTGGACCACCACCGTGTGGCTAACTTTGAAACTGCCAGCCCACTTTACATGCGTTTGGAACCAGTTGGATCAGCCTCATCTATCGTTTACCGCATGTTTAAAGAACATGGTGTAGCAGTTCCTAAAGAAATCGCAGGTTTGATGCTTTCAGGTTTGATTTCAGATACCCTTCTTTTGAAATCACCAACAACTCACCCATCTGATAAAGTCATCGCTCCTGAATTGGCAGAATTAGCAGGCGTGAACTTGGAAGAATACGGTCTTGCTATGCTCAAGGCTGGTACTAACTTGGCTAGCAAATCTGCTGAAGAATTGATTGACATCGATGCTAAGACTTTTGAACTCAACGGAAACAAGGTCCGTGTTGCCCAAGTTAATACAGTTGATATTGCTGAAGTCTTGGAACGTCAAACTGAAATCGAAGCAGCAATGCAAGCAGCTAATGCAGCAAATGGCTACTCTGACTTTGTCTTGATGATTACAGACATCGTAAACTCAAACTCAGAAATCCTTGCTCTTGGGTCAAACATGGACAAGGTCGAAGCAGCATTTAACTTCAAACTTGAAAACAACCACGCTTTCCTTCCAGGTGCTGTTTCACGTAAGAAACAAGTGGTACCTCAGTTGACTGAAAGCTTTAATGGCTAA
- the rpsR gene encoding 30S ribosomal protein S18 codes for MAQQRRGGFKRRKKVDYIAANKIEYVDYKDTELLSRFVSERGKILPRRVTGTSAKNQRKVTTAIKRARVMALMPFVNED; via the coding sequence ATGGCTCAACAACGTCGTGGCGGATTCAAACGCCGTAAAAAAGTTGATTACATCGCAGCAAACAAAATTGAATATGTTGATTACAAAGATACTGAGCTTCTTAGCCGTTTCGTTTCAGAACGTGGGAAAATCCTTCCACGTCGTGTAACAGGAACTTCAGCTAAAAACCAACGTAAAGTAACAACAGCTATCAAACGCGCTCGCGTAATGGCTTTGATGCCTTTCGTAAACGAAGATTAA
- a CDS encoding GIY-YIG nuclease family protein — translation MDHKAYMYVVECSDGSYYTGYTTDVKKRLAVHNSGKGAKYTRARLPVKLIYVEGFARKEEAMSAEALLKRKKRPQKERFLSENQEKNLVNHIDI, via the coding sequence ATGGATCATAAGGCATATATGTATGTGGTGGAGTGTAGTGACGGTTCTTACTATACGGGCTATACAACGGATGTGAAAAAACGCCTTGCCGTTCATAATAGTGGTAAGGGAGCCAAGTATACCCGAGCTCGCTTGCCAGTTAAACTCATCTATGTAGAGGGTTTTGCTAGAAAGGAAGAAGCCATGTCAGCAGAGGCTCTTCTCAAACGTAAGAAGAGACCACAGAAAGAACGATTTTTATCCGAAAATCAAGAGAAAAATCTAGTCAATCATATTGATATCTAA
- the asnS gene encoding asparagine--tRNA ligase — protein MTKRVTIIDVKDYVGQEVTIGAWVANKSGKGKIAFLQLRDGTAFFQGVAFKPNFIEKFGEEVGLEKFEMIKHLSQETSVYVTGIVKEDERSKFGYELDITDIEVIGESQDYPITPKEHGTDFLMDNRHLWLRSRKQVAVMQIRNAIIYATYEFFDKNGFMKFDSPILSGNAAEDSTELFETDYFGTPAYLSQSGQLYLEAGAMALGRVFDFGPVFRAEKSKTRRHLTEFWMMDAEYSYLTHDESLDLQEAYVKALLQGVLDRAPQALETLERDTELLKRYIAEPFKRITYDQAIDLLQEHENDADADYEHLEHGDDFGSPHETWISNHFGVPTFVMNYPVAIKAFYMKPVPGNPERVLCADLLAPEGYGEIIGGSMREEDYDALVAKMEELGMDRTEYEFYLDLRKYGTVPHGGFGIGIERMVTFAAGTKHIREAIPFPRMLHRIKP, from the coding sequence ATGACAAAACGTGTAACGATTATCGATGTAAAAGACTACGTTGGTCAAGAAGTGACCATTGGAGCCTGGGTTGCCAACAAATCAGGAAAAGGAAAAATTGCCTTCTTGCAATTGCGTGATGGAACTGCCTTTTTCCAAGGAGTTGCCTTCAAACCAAACTTTATTGAAAAATTCGGCGAAGAAGTTGGTCTTGAAAAATTTGAAATGATCAAACACTTGAGTCAAGAGACTTCTGTTTATGTGACAGGGATTGTCAAAGAAGATGAACGTTCTAAGTTTGGCTATGAGCTCGATATCACAGACATTGAAGTCATCGGTGAATCACAAGATTACCCAATCACTCCAAAAGAACACGGAACAGATTTCTTGATGGACAACCGTCACTTGTGGCTCCGTTCTCGTAAGCAAGTGGCTGTTATGCAAATCCGTAACGCGATTATCTATGCAACCTATGAGTTCTTTGACAAGAACGGCTTCATGAAGTTTGATAGTCCTATTCTTTCAGGAAATGCGGCAGAGGATTCAACTGAACTCTTTGAAACAGACTACTTTGGAACGCCAGCCTACTTGAGCCAATCAGGTCAGCTTTACCTTGAAGCAGGTGCGATGGCTCTTGGTCGTGTCTTTGACTTTGGTCCAGTATTCCGTGCGGAGAAATCAAAAACGCGCCGTCACTTGACTGAGTTCTGGATGATGGACGCAGAGTACTCATACCTGACACACGATGAGTCACTTGACTTGCAAGAAGCTTACGTAAAAGCCCTTCTTCAAGGTGTACTTGACCGTGCTCCACAAGCCTTGGAAACCTTGGAACGTGATACAGAGCTCTTGAAACGCTACATTGCAGAGCCATTCAAACGCATCACTTACGATCAAGCCATTGACCTTTTGCAAGAGCATGAAAATGATGCTGATGCTGACTACGAGCATTTGGAACATGGAGATGACTTCGGTTCACCACACGAAACCTGGATTTCAAACCACTTTGGTGTGCCAACATTTGTCATGAACTACCCAGTAGCTATCAAGGCCTTCTACATGAAACCAGTTCCTGGAAATCCAGAGCGCGTGCTTTGTGCAGACTTGCTTGCACCAGAAGGATATGGAGAAATCATCGGTGGTTCTATGCGTGAGGAAGACTACGATGCCCTTGTCGCTAAAATGGAAGAACTTGGAATGGATCGTACAGAATATGAATTCTACCTTGACCTTCGTAAATATGGTACAGTACCACACGGAGGATTTGGTATCGGTATCGAGCGTATGGTGACCTTCGCAGCAGGTACAAAACACATCCGTGAAGCGATTCCATTCCCACGTATGTTGCATCGTATTAAACCATAA
- a CDS encoding CsbD family protein yields the protein MSLENKLEQATGAIKEGFGKVTGDSKTEAEGTVEKTVAKAKEVVEDAKGAVEGAVEGLKNSFKKED from the coding sequence ATGTCACTTGAAAATAAATTGGAACAAGCAACTGGTGCTATCAAAGAAGGATTTGGTAAAGTTACTGGCGATAGCAAGACAGAAGCAGAAGGTACTGTAGAAAAAACAGTTGCGAAAGCAAAAGAAGTTGTTGAAGATGCTAAAGGTGCTGTAGAAGGTGCCGTTGAAGGTCTTAAAAATTCATTTAAGAAAGAAGACTAA
- a CDS encoding tRNA1(Val) (adenine(37)-N6)-methyltransferase codes for MEEQLLKPGERINQLFSTDIKIIQNREVFSYSVDSVLLSRFPRFPKNGLIVDFCAGNGAVGLFASSRTKAKILSVEIQERLADMAERSVQLNGLEEQMRVICDDLKNMPAHIQGSKVDMILCNPPYFKVDPHSNLNESEHYLLARHEIATNLEEICRSAQSILKSNGRLVMVHRPDRLLDILDMLQRHNLAPKRLQFVYPKRQKEANMLLIEAIKDGSTSGFKVLPPLIVHNEDGSYTPEIQEIYYGS; via the coding sequence ATGGAAGAACAATTATTAAAACCAGGAGAGCGAATCAACCAGCTCTTTTCGACAGATATCAAGATCATTCAAAATAGAGAAGTGTTTAGCTATTCGGTGGATAGTGTTCTCTTGTCACGCTTTCCTCGCTTCCCTAAAAATGGCTTAATAGTGGATTTTTGTGCTGGAAATGGTGCAGTGGGACTTTTTGCAAGTAGTCGTACCAAGGCAAAAATTCTCTCTGTAGAAATTCAGGAGCGCTTGGCGGATATGGCAGAGCGTTCGGTTCAGTTGAATGGTTTGGAAGAGCAGATGCGGGTCATCTGCGATGATTTGAAAAATATGCCTGCTCACATCCAAGGAAGTAAGGTGGATATGATTTTGTGCAATCCGCCTTATTTTAAGGTGGATCCGCATTCTAATCTCAACGAGAGTGAACACTACCTCCTAGCCAGACACGAAATTGCGACTAACCTAGAAGAAATCTGTCGCAGTGCTCAGAGTATTCTCAAGTCTAATGGTCGTTTGGTCATGGTTCATCGTCCAGATCGGCTCTTGGATATCCTAGACATGCTTCAACGCCACAATTTGGCACCCAAGCGCCTGCAATTTGTCTATCCTAAACGACAGAAGGAGGCCAATATGCTCTTAATCGAAGCTATCAAGGATGGATCGACAAGTGGTTTCAAGGTCCTGCCACCACTCATTGTTCACAATGAAGATGGTTCCTACACGCCAGAAATTCAAGAGATTTACTATGGATCATAA
- a CDS encoding UDP-N-acetylmuramoyl-L-alanyl-D-glutamate--L-lysine ligase encodes MIKIETVLDILKKDGLFREIIDQGHYHYNYNEVVFDSISYDSRKVKEGTLFFAKGAAFKKEYLLSAISQGLAWYVAEKDYEVGIPVIVVNDIKKAMSLIAMEFYGNPQEKLKILAFTGTKGKTTSAYFAYHILSQRYPTALLSTMNTTLDGKTFFKSSFSTPENIDLFDMMAQAVKNGRTHLVMEVSSQAYLVHRVYGLTFDVGVFLNITPDHIGPIEHPSFEDYFYHKRLLMKNSRAVVINSEMDHFSVLKEQVEHQEHDFYGSQSSNQIENSKAFSFSATGKLAGDYDIQLIGHFNQENAVAAGLACLRLGASLEDIKKGIAATRVPGRMEVLTQKNGAKVFIDYAHNGDSLKKLISVVETHQTGKIALVLGSTGNKGESRRKDFGLLLNQHPEIQVFLTADDPNYEDPMAIAEEISSYISHPVEKIADREQAIKAAMAITNQELDAVIIAGKGADCYQIVQGKKEDYPGDAAIAERYL; translated from the coding sequence ATGATTAAGATTGAAACCGTATTAGATATATTAAAGAAAGATGGTCTCTTCCGCGAGATTATCGACCAAGGACACTACCACTACAACTACAACGAAGTTGTTTTTGATAGCATCAGTTACGACAGCCGAAAAGTAAAAGAAGGCACTCTTTTTTTTGCAAAAGGCGCTGCCTTTAAAAAAGAATACCTTCTTTCTGCTATAAGTCAGGGCTTAGCCTGGTATGTTGCCGAAAAGGACTACGAAGTCGGTATCCCTGTCATCGTTGTGAACGATATCAAGAAAGCCATGAGTTTGATTGCGATGGAATTTTATGGTAATCCGCAAGAGAAACTAAAAATTCTTGCTTTCACAGGGACAAAAGGAAAGACAACATCTGCTTACTTTGCTTACCACATCCTATCTCAACGCTACCCAACAGCTCTCTTGTCAACTATGAATACAACTCTAGATGGCAAGACCTTCTTTAAATCTTCCTTCTCAACACCTGAAAACATCGATCTTTTCGACATGATGGCCCAGGCTGTTAAGAATGGTCGAACCCATCTTGTAATGGAAGTCTCTAGCCAAGCCTATCTTGTTCATCGAGTCTATGGCCTGACCTTTGATGTAGGTGTCTTTCTCAACATCACTCCTGACCATATCGGACCGATTGAGCATCCTAGCTTTGAAGATTACTTCTACCACAAACGTCTCTTGATGAAAAATAGCCGAGCAGTTGTCATTAATAGCGAGATGGACCACTTTTCTGTACTGAAAGAACAAGTGGAACATCAAGAACATGACTTTTATGGTAGCCAGTCAAGTAACCAAATCGAGAACTCCAAAGCCTTTAGCTTTTCAGCTACAGGTAAACTCGCTGGAGATTATGATATTCAACTCATCGGCCACTTTAACCAAGAAAATGCAGTCGCTGCAGGACTTGCCTGTCTTCGTCTCGGAGCCAGTCTTGAAGACATCAAAAAAGGAATCGCTGCAACCCGAGTTCCTGGACGTATGGAAGTCCTGACTCAGAAAAATGGAGCCAAGGTTTTCATCGACTATGCCCACAATGGCGATAGTCTGAAAAAACTGATTTCTGTTGTTGAAACTCATCAAACTGGAAAGATTGCTCTGGTTCTCGGTTCGACTGGAAACAAGGGTGAAAGTCGTCGCAAAGACTTTGGCCTCCTCCTCAATCAACATCCTGAGATTCAAGTCTTTCTAACTGCGGATGACCCCAACTATGAAGATCCAATGGCCATTGCTGAAGAAATCAGCAGCTATATCAGTCATCCTGTTGAAAAGATTGCCGATCGTGAACAAGCTATCAAGGCAGCGATGGCCATCACAAATCAAGAACTCGATGCCGTGATTATTGCAGGTAAGGGAGCTGATTGCTACCAGATTGTCCAAGGAAAGAAAGAAGACTATCCTGGGGACGCAGCCATCGCAGAACGTTATCTATAA
- a CDS encoding GNAT family N-acetyltransferase, producing the protein MKGTAIIRKMIESDIQHLSQGFINQGWPGREEILARYFLEQKSKEREVLVAEIDGVVAGYITILPSAKHGPFAEVYPELSDFNVFEPFRNQGIGNLLMEEAENQVKLISDKVTLGVGLHSGYGPAQRLYIKRGYIPDGSGVWYRNQPLEMNATIQNNDDLVLYLSKKFE; encoded by the coding sequence ATGAAGGGAACTGCTATTATTAGAAAAATGATTGAATCGGATATCCAACACCTGTCCCAAGGTTTTATCAATCAAGGTTGGCCCGGTAGAGAGGAAATTTTGGCTAGATATTTTCTGGAACAGAAAAGCAAGGAGAGAGAAGTCTTAGTTGCAGAGATTGATGGTGTTGTAGCGGGTTACATTACCATTTTGCCCTCTGCTAAACATGGTCCTTTTGCAGAAGTCTATCCAGAACTTTCAGATTTCAATGTCTTTGAGCCTTTTCGAAATCAAGGAATTGGAAACCTCTTGATGGAAGAAGCTGAAAATCAAGTTAAGCTCATATCGGATAAGGTGACCCTTGGTGTTGGGCTCCATTCAGGGTATGGACCTGCCCAGAGATTGTACATCAAACGAGGCTATATTCCAGATGGTTCAGGCGTTTGGTATCGAAACCAACCGTTGGAAATGAATGCTACTATTCAAAATAATGATGATTTAGTTCTGTACTTATCCAAGAAATTCGAATAA
- a CDS encoding S1 RNA-binding domain-containing protein produces MKIGDKLTGRITGIQPYGAFVELETGVIGLIHISEIRTGFIENIYEVLKIGEEVQVQVVDLDEFSGKASLSIRTLEEEKHQLPRRRRFSNDRIKHGFAPLGRMMPIWTKEALNNLREKN; encoded by the coding sequence ATGAAAATTGGTGATAAGCTAACTGGGCGTATTACAGGAATTCAGCCCTATGGTGCCTTTGTCGAGTTAGAGACAGGGGTGATTGGGCTGATTCATATTTCAGAGATTCGGACAGGATTTATCGAAAATATCTATGAAGTTTTGAAAATTGGTGAAGAAGTGCAGGTTCAGGTTGTTGATTTAGACGAATTTTCAGGTAAAGCCAGTCTATCTATTCGCACTCTGGAGGAAGAAAAACACCAACTACCAAGACGGAGACGTTTTTCAAATGATCGTATCAAGCACGGTTTTGCACCACTTGGGCGAATGATGCCAATCTGGACAAAGGAAGCCCTCAACAATCTGAGAGAGAAAAACTAG
- the rpsF gene encoding 30S ribosomal protein S6, with the protein MAKYEILYIIRPNIEEEAKNALVARFDSILTDNGATVVESKSWEKRRLAYEIQDFREGLYHIVNVEANDDAALKEFDRLSKINADILRHMIVKLDA; encoded by the coding sequence ATGGCTAAATACGAAATTCTTTATATCATTCGTCCAAACATTGAAGAAGAAGCGAAAAACGCTTTGGTAGCACGTTTTGACTCTATCTTGACTGACAACGGTGCAACTGTTGTTGAATCAAAATCATGGGAAAAACGTCGTCTTGCATACGAAATCCAAGATTTCCGTGAAGGACTTTACCACATCGTTAACGTTGAAGCAAACGATGACGCAGCTCTTAAAGAGTTTGACCGTCTTTCAAAAATCAACGCTGACATTCTTCGTCACATGATCGTCAAACTTGACGCGTAA
- a CDS encoding DUF1803 domain-containing protein: protein MIQIFNPSRLTRQPFFIDLVDYLDQHDDVILREIKAQFPDVAVDKLMEEYIKAGLIRRENKRYSLNLPFLESIDNLSLDQEIFVREDSPVYQALLEKTFETELRNQTNAAILVESTDFAREKMTLSNYFYKVKHQYPLTEKQQELYAILGDVNPEYALKYMTTFLLKFLKKDQLMQKRRDIFVESLVVLGYIVQNEAGKYELTVDFDKERLIFYLS from the coding sequence ATGATTCAAATTTTTAATCCCTCCCGTTTGACTCGACAGCCATTTTTTATAGATTTAGTGGACTATCTGGACCAGCATGACGATGTGATCCTTCGAGAAATCAAGGCTCAGTTTCCAGATGTGGCAGTTGATAAACTCATGGAAGAGTATATAAAGGCAGGCTTGATCCGAAGGGAAAACAAACGTTATTCCCTCAATCTCCCTTTTCTAGAATCGATAGACAATCTATCCCTTGATCAAGAGATTTTTGTCAGAGAGGATAGTCCAGTCTATCAAGCCTTGTTGGAGAAGACTTTTGAGACAGAATTGCGCAATCAGACCAATGCAGCCATTTTAGTCGAATCTACGGACTTTGCAAGAGAAAAGATGACTTTATCCAACTATTTCTACAAGGTCAAGCACCAATATCCTTTGACAGAAAAACAGCAGGAGCTTTATGCCATTTTGGGAGATGTCAATCCTGAGTATGCCCTCAAGTATATGACGACTTTTTTACTGAAATTCCTCAAAAAAGACCAGCTGATGCAGAAACGGCGTGATATCTTCGTTGAGAGTTTAGTCGTCTTGGGTTATATTGTGCAAAATGAAGCTGGAAAGTATGAGTTGACTGTTGATTTTGACAAGGAACGCTTGATTTTCTATTTGTCTTAG
- a CDS encoding YiiX/YebB-like N1pC/P60 family cysteine hydrolase: MLENGDLIFVKDLSDMGQAIQASTGNYSHVAIFLDGLIFHASGQAGVICQEPADFFEPTHLYDLYVYPEMEVDLVKEKACKHLGAPYNSSFYPNGDGFYCSQYIAEILPIFETIPMKFGDGEQEISDFWREYYRKLELPVPLNQPGTNPSQLAASPLLECKERNLHDSNF; encoded by the coding sequence ATGTTAGAAAATGGCGATTTGATTTTTGTGAAGGACCTTTCAGACATGGGGCAGGCCATCCAGGCTTCTACTGGGAATTATAGTCATGTAGCCATCTTTTTGGATGGTTTGATTTTCCATGCTAGTGGGCAGGCAGGTGTTATCTGTCAAGAACCAGCTGATTTTTTTGAACCTACTCATCTCTACGACCTTTATGTCTATCCAGAGATGGAAGTCGACTTGGTGAAGGAGAAGGCTTGCAAGCATCTAGGAGCTCCTTATAATAGCTCTTTTTATCCCAATGGGGATGGCTTTTACTGCTCCCAGTACATCGCAGAAATCCTGCCTATTTTTGAGACGATTCCCATGAAATTTGGGGACGGGGAGCAGGAGATTAGTGATTTCTGGAGAGAATATTACAGGAAACTCGAACTTCCAGTGCCTCTGAACCAGCCAGGGACCAATCCCAGTCAGTTGGCAGCATCCCCTCTTTTAGAATGTAAAGAAAGGAATCTTCATGATTCAAATTTTTAA